Genomic DNA from Trypanosoma brucei brucei TREU927 chromosome 9, whole genome shotgun sequence:
acatacaaacacagtTGGACAGCAAAACCAAAGCGGCTGCTGGTGGTTCCTCTTATGCCGAGCCCTGCAGTGGCAAACTAGGTGATGGTACGGGGGTGGGAGTTTTAAAAGAACTGTTGCACAGTGATGAGTTTAACTTTCTTCGTCGTGTGACTAATGAAGTAGCTCAAAAGTTAAAGGATGCACTAGAAGATTCATCGGGAAGGGGCAATGGGacagagaaaacaacagaggTCGATATAGAACCATGCCACGAGGGGGAGAGATGGATGAAGTCAAGTGGTAAACGTCTCTGGTTTGAGCGTGATGATAAGCTTTTTCAAAAAGTGTTGGAAGTCGGTTCGAGCGTAGTAAATGAGAAAGAACAGGAACGCCGTGAGAAGGGGAGGTTGGGAGGAGAATTCGTCACTTCCCCTGTTGCGTTGCGTGAGGCGTCAGTGCCTTTTGAAGGTGCCGCTAAGCGATGGCTGCTCCGCCAGTTGTGGGTGCAGGTACATCGTCTGAACACCGGGCCACCAGTGTTTGATTTCCGCACCGCCACCATTATCCGGGAGTAATGTTTCTGGTTCACTGACCCCATATAAATCAaattaagtttttttttgctctcttgGGTGCTGACAGCATTATTCCCTTGTGTTGTATTAAGTTAACTGTctgttttctgctttttttttttttgcttcttctcccGAGCGGCTAAGTTGGAGATGTGCCTTTTAGACAAGGCTTATGTGCCGATACAAAAAGTCTTCATATACCGGGTGTGCACCGGGATTGGTATTTGTTGTTACTTCCTCCCCCCGCTATgcatgaaaaaacaaaaaacaaaagtaggCATTAAtcaatgaataaataaataaaggggaTATCACGGGCGAAtattgttgctttcttttgtttttttttggttatcTTATGATCGCCTACAGGTTTAAGGACCAGAGACGCAGTGTCGCCACGGTTGGCACCTCAACCTCCCGTTTCCATTATCTAGCCTCCTCAAACACACAGGCACATGCTGCGAAAAGGGGAGGGCGAAACaggcggaaaaaaaaacaataatgcCAGGTGGAAACGGAACTTTTTAGATTTgctttgtttattattttgtttttgttcgtttgtgtaTTTACCTCTATGCTTATTCGATGTCTTATGTTAGCCACAATTGTtgtaaatatttttttgtcttttttcttcgggTTGGGGGtttgggggggaggaaaggacGGTGCGGGGGTatgtgaagaggaagatatGTATGTGCCGGTGTCCGTACCGTATTACCTGCTAGTGTTTTATGTCGGTCTTGTGGCGGGGTAgcgtatttttctttttatttttaagggggggggaactgaatgcttcttttctccttaaTGTCTTGTTGTGAGTTGTTACTTCTCGTAAACATAAGTGTCTTTAATGTCGATTTTCTTcttatttactttatttatgtttcatttttgctttctgATCTCATTGTATTCGATGATGTACTCTCCaatttttcattatttttttaaaaaaaactttccttAGGAATCAAAGAAATtaagataaagaaaaagggagaagcaaGTGGTTTAAACCAACGAAAAGTAAAGGTGCAACTCTTTTGGTAATAAAGGGGATATTCAGCAGGAAATAGAACTTATTTCCTCTTGAtttggaaaataaaaaaagaagtgaaaaggagggacAGGAATCGTGTGAtctgaaggggaaaaggtccAACGGAGGCGATTGGGTAATCAGGGCAAACGCATACACAGACATAcgcaaaggaaaataaaaaacacaaaacaacaggtACCAAAGGACGGGGGCGACAACATTCCAAATAtcaaagagggagagaaaggagaggaaaaaattttaaagaaggaaaggtgtTCACAAAAGtgtatatattattttaatatataCTTTGTTCGCCTTTGCAAACCAGCGATTACACCACGCGACCCATACACGTGGCAAACGAATTATTTAACTACTTAGGTCAGTACCATAGTTTGGCGAGGTCACTGAAGTATTCCTCAcacgaagaaaggaagaaacagagaagaaaagtgaaggaataAATGGGCAGTGATAGTAAATCTAGTAAGTCCAAGGACAAGAACTTCTCATCAAAGGGTAAAATTGAGAAGTATAACAAGGATGGTACCGAAACAATTTTGATCATGGGGCGTCCCTTTCGTATTGTGCAGAGGTTAAGTGAGAAGGTGCTTAACCCGGAGGCGAAAAGCTCgaagaaaagcagcaagAAAGCTAAGGATGTGTACTCCTACATTGTGGTTGTTGAAAACATTGAAGCTTTACCAATGTTTGCCAGGTATGTCGTTGTGAAGCGTACCTTTTTCAAGATAGACGAGGTGTTGTTGGCTCATCGGGAGCCTGAGATTTTGAATCGCGTTCGCGATAAGGGAATCCTGCACGTGTTCCACAGTGAAGTAACACGGAATGATGGGCGTTTGGGAACAACCGTGGCGATGGAGTACTGCCCCGGAAGTTTGGAACAGCGCCTGCAGCAGGAGACTCGGATGTTAGAAAGTGAAGTGGTACAAGTGTTGCTAGCGCTGGCTAGTGTGTTGGGTTACTTGCACTCTAGGCAGCCCCCGGTTGCACACCGTAACATTAATCCAAGCAATGTGTTAATTCACTCGGAGTCGGCAGGAGCGAGCGCATACCGCCTCTACAACTTTAGAAGTGCCATGACGGAGGCGTACCACTGCGAGAACCACGAGGAGGTAGTGGCGGCCATGGAAGACTTTGCCCGCTACACCACGGCAGGGTACCGGGCGCCTGAAATGTTAGACCCAAGTAGTCACAAGCGTATTGATGAACAGGTAGATATGTGGGCTCTTGGTGTGCTGCTGTACTACACAATGTACCAGCGCCTGCCCTTCACGGATGCATGCTGGGGGCTGGCAAGAAAACCCAAGTTACGCTACCCCGTGGAAGCTGAAGTGTGGTACACGGGCTCACTACGCATCGTGCTTGAGCATCTTCTTGAACCAGATCCGGAGAAGAGGTGGGATGCGTTTGCTCTCATCAACTTCATGCGTTTCGACAATGACCTATGCAGACACATTGGACCCTTCTGCTTCTCGCAGACTGAGCGGCCCGAGGGATGGGAACCGCAGGACGTGAAGGTAATTGGCCGCCCAGTTCCAGCCAAAGTTCTCCCGGAGAGGTTGCGAAATACTGGCCAGTCCGACGATCCGGCTGCTGCAGCGCGTGACAACAGGGACGAAGCGGCTGCCACCTCCGTCAAGAGCCGCACAGCGGCACAGGAGTCTGGAGATAATGATCAAATGGTTCTCAAGGCAGTAACTGCGCTGAGTTCAGATACCGCTTCCACAGATCCCGAGGTGCTAGCCTACCGTGAAAAGCTCATTCGTGAACAGGAGGAGGCATGGCAAGTGGCAGAAAGCGCACACAAAAAGCGGGATAAGGAAGACAAGGATGGGGCGACCTCTGGACCGGCAGATGTTGATTCATTGTTTGGTCCAactgaaaagaaggaagctgTCAAGGAAAACAAGGCATCTGCTATTGACGACTTATTTGGTGGCATGGAGACACAACCATCACAGTCTCAAAAACCAACAACGGATGACCTCTTTGGAGGCGCCTCTACAGCTACTGCGAGCAACCAAATCCCACCCCAGGGGTCCCAAGTTGGAGCTAACGACAGTTGGAAGGATGATCTCTTCGCTGCGCCACCTCAGCAACCACAAATGCAACCTCAACCGGCCTTTCCAATGGCAGCTGACAGTAGTTGGAGCACCGGAGCACCAACATCGGTGCCAATGAATCCAACCGGCGGCATGATGGGTCAACAACAGGCCCCCATGGGATGGGGAAATGGAGTAACAGCTCCGGGTTTCCAACCAATGCAAACTCCacaaatgcaacaacaagttCCTGGTGGATGGGGAAATGGAGCAACAGCTTCGGGTTTCCAACCAATGCAAACTCCacaaatgcaacaacaagttCCTGGTGGATGGGGAAATGGAGCAACAGCTCCGAGTTTCCAACCAATGCAAACTCCacaaatgcaacaacaagttCCTGGTGGATGGGGAAATGGAGCAACAGCTCCGGGTTTCCAACCAATGCAAACTCCacaaatgcaacaacaagttCCTGGTGGTGCCCCCGGTTTCATGGGCGGAAACGACCTATTCCAAAGgccacagcagcaacagccacAGCAACCAGAGAAGGACCCCTTCGCCAGTCTCTTCAAGTAATGTTTTACATGACTGCAATACTGGCACAGAACAGCATCATAcgtcaccccccccccaaaaaaaaagggggggttAGTTGGGGTACATTTTttcttaacaaaaaaaaagagaaaggtaaaagaaataaagaaataccaACTAACAAttaagagaaggaaaggaacccGCAGGTCATACCCTCTTTATTCcacctctctttccttctgttttgttcTGTTCGGTGTTTAAACCTGATTCAACATGTTCAATTTTCTGCTGTGTCTCCCCATTCTCAATCACatccacctctttttttatttttatttttagtatcagtgtttcatttttttttcttttttcgtttatcatcactttattattattattattacgtCCCTCCGTTGTTTGTGCTTTTTGATATACTTGCTAATGCTTTGAAGTGtgtgaggggaaggggaggagggagagaaaaaagaaaaaatgaagaggggaggggagggggattTATCAAgagagaacaaacaaaaggaaagaaacggttttgttttctttttgagaaaataaataaataatgaataaCATATGTTTTATCATAACCTCCATTTGCGGATTCCAATGAAGGGCGTGGCAAAATCCATAAGGAAGAGGGTTGTGCgcatgtgtttctttttattattattatttgcttACGTTCATAAAAAGTAGAGGAATGGAATGGAAAGAGATGGGAAGTGGagggaatgaatgaatgaatgaattggAAACCGAAATGAttagaataaaaaaaaatgaaggaaaaagcaGGTGGTTTACCGCCGCTCATAGACCAAGCATTTACATACGTGCAtagatacaaaaaaaaaagaaatatataaatatatatttatatacatgtaCTGGTGTGTATTaatgtttatttgtatgtattttttatatat
This window encodes:
- a CDS encoding protein kinase, putative, translated to MGRPFRIVQRLSEKVLNPEAKSSKKSSKKAKDVYSYIVVVENIEALPMFARYVVVKRTFFKIDEVLLAHREPEILNRVRDKGILHVFHSEVTRNDGRLGTTVAMEYCPGSLEQRLQQETRMLESEVVQVLLALASVLGYLHSRQPPVAHRNINPSNVLIHSESAGASAYRLYNFRSAMTEAYHCENHEEVVAAMEDFARYTTAGYRAPEMLDPSSHKRIDEQVDMWALGVLLYYTMYQRLPFTDACWGLARKPKLRYPVEAEVWYTGSLRIVLEHLLEPDPEKRWDAFALINFMRFDNDLCRHIGPFCFSQTERPEGWEPQDVKVIGRPVPAKVLPERLRNTGQSDDPAAAARDNRDEAAATSVKSRTAAQESGDNDQMVLKAVTALSSDTASTDPEVLAYREKLIREQEEAWQVAESAHKKRDKEDKDGATSGPADVDSLFGPTEKKEAVKENKASAIDDLFGGMETQPSQSQKPTTDDLFGGASTATASNQIPPQGSQVGANDSWKDDLFAAPPQQPQMQPQPAFPMAADSSWSTGAPTSVPMNPTGGMMGQQQAPMGWGNGVTAPGFQPMQTPQMQQQVPGGWGNGATASGFQPMQTPQMQQQVPGGWGNGATAPSFQPMQTPQMQQQVPGGWGNGATAPGFQPMQTPQMQQQVPGGAPGFMGGNDLFQRPQQQQPQQPEKDPFASLFK